A stretch of the Medicago truncatula cultivar Jemalong A17 chromosome 5, MtrunA17r5.0-ANR, whole genome shotgun sequence genome encodes the following:
- the LOC120580566 gene encoding calmodulin-like protein 30 has translation MVSFLNSLQTLNAELSFQQKKDEMKRVFEKFDTNKDGNISLEEYKAAAKALDKGVGDTDAVKAFKAMDYDKDGFIDFREFMEMFNGEGNKISSCFNCKVVFNLKISADELSQIFKRLGESCSLSLKGVDGDGDGLIDLNEFTRMMMSGKKCV, from the exons ATGGTATCTTTCCTAAATTCCTTACAAACATTGAATGCCGAACTGAGTTTCcaacaaaagaaagatgaaatgaAACGGGTTTTCGAGAAATTCGACACAAACAAAGATGGCAATATTAGTTTGGAAGAGTATAAAGCAGCTGCAAAAGCTTTGGATAAGGGGGTAGGGGATACTGATGCAGTGAAAGCATTTAAGGCCATGGACTATGACAAAGATGGATTCATAGACTTTagagagtttatggaaatgTTCAATGGAGAAGGCAATAAAATCTCATCAT GTTtcaactgtaaggttgtctTTAACCTGAAAATTAGTGCTGATGAATTGTCTCAAATATTTAAGAGGTTAGGAGAGAGTTGTAGCCTTAGTTTGAAAGGTGTCGATGGTGATGGAGATGGTCTTATTGATTTGAATGAGTTTACAAGGATGATGATGAGTGGCAAGAAATGTGTCTAA
- the LOC11409902 gene encoding calcium-binding protein CML24, whose product MSKLSFLKFHGSFSAKPTSPRKNIAQKNSFKLRETSSTEMSFQPKKDEMKWVFEKFDTNKDGKISLEEYKAAAKSLDKGIGDPDAVKAFNVMDSDKDGFIDFKEFMEMFNGENNKIKEEEIKSAFQVFDINGDGKISAEELSQIFKRLGESCSLSACKKMVKGVDGDGDGLIDLNEFTRMMMNGKKCA is encoded by the coding sequence ATGTCAAAATTGAGTTTCCTAAAGTTTCATGGTAGCTTTTCAGCCAAGCCAACATCTCCGCGAAAAAATATAGCTCAAAAGAACAGCTTCAAGTTGAGAGAGACATCGAGTACCGAAATGAGTTTCCAACCAAAGaaagatgaaatgaaatggGTGTTTGAGAAATTTGACACAAACAAAGATGGCAAGATTAGTCTGGAAGAGTATAAAGCAGCTGCAAAATCTTTGGATAAGGGGATTGGGGATCCTGATGCAGTGAAAGCATTTAACGTGATGGACTCTGACAAAGATGGCTTCATAGACTTTAAAGAGTTCATGGAAATGTTCAATGGAGAAAACAATAAGATAAAAGAAGAGGAGATTAAGAGTGCTTTTCAAGTATTTGATATAAATGGAGATGGGAAAATCAGTGCTGAGGAATTGTCTCAAATATTTAAGAGGTTAGGAGAGAGTTGCAGCCTTAGTGCTTGTAAGAAAATGGTGAAAGGTGTCGATGGTGATGGAGATGGTCTTATTGATTTGAATGAGTTTACAAGAATGATGATGAATGGCAAGAAATGTGCCTAA
- the LOC11410933 gene encoding calmodulin-like protein 30, producing the protein MSKLSFLKLHGSFSAKPISPRKNIAEQNSFKLRETSNAEMSFQPKKDEMKWVFEKFDKNKDGKISLEEYKAAAKALDKGIICDNDAVKAFKAMDSDKDGFIDFKEFMEMFNGEGSKIKEEDIKSAFQVFDINGDGKISAEELSQIFKRLGESCSLSACKKMVKGVDSDGDGLIDLNEFTRMMMNGKKCA; encoded by the coding sequence aTGTCAAAATTGAGTTTTCTAAAGCTTCATGGTAGCTTTTCAGCCAAGCCAATATCTCCGCGAAAAAATATAGCCGAACAGAACAGCTTCAAGTTGAGAGAGACATCGAATGCTGAAATGAGTTTCCAACCAAAGaaagatgaaatgaaatggGTGTTTGAGAAATTCGACAAAAACAAAGATGGCAAGATTAGTCTGGAAGAGTATAAAGCAGCTGCAAAAGCTTTGGATAAGGGGATTATTTGTGACAATGATGCAGTGAAAGCATTTAAAGCAATGGACTCTGACAAAGATGGCTTCATAGACTTTAAAGAGTTTATGGAAATGTTCAATGGAGAAGGTAGTaagataaaagaagaagataTTAAGAGTGCTTTTCAAGTATTTGATATAAATGGTGATGGGAAAATTAGTGCTGAGGAATTGTCTCAAATATTTAAGAGGTTAGGAGAGAGTTGTAGCCTTAGTGCTTGTAAGAAAATGGTGAAAGGGGTTGATAGTGATGGAGATGGTCTTATTGATTTGAATGAGTTTACAAGGATGATGATGAATGGCAAGAAATGTGCCTAA
- the LOC11413464 gene encoding uncharacterized protein has protein sequence MASLDMMYNSSEQKGHHHCAPMSPRISFSNDFVDLQQAMKQQERRSDTHIPVVSSDFEFSVTNYSMMSADELFSKGRLLPYKDNKIQRATTTTLKQELLHNDDEYDSFSLRPPKGRWKGLLGLRKSHIGSKKAEKSEASDQRRPNEPPQFNFTSQELANEGSSSY, from the exons ATGGCAAGTTTAGACATGATGTACAACTCATCCGAACAAAAGGGTCATCATCATTGTGCTCCAATGAGTCCAAGAATCTCCTTCTCCAATGATTTTGTGGATCTCCAACAAGCcatgaaacaacaagaaagaagatcagacaCACACATACCTGTAGTGTCTTCTGACTTTGAATTCTCTGTCACTAACTACTCAATGATGAGTGCTGATGAACTTTTCTCCAAAGGAAGATTGTTACCTTACAAAGATAATAAGATTCAAAGAGCTACTACTACTACTCTTAAACAAGAGCTTCTTCAtaatgatgatgaatatgatagCTTTTCTTTAAGGCCTCCTAAGGGTAGGTGGAAGGGTCTTTTGGGTCTTAGAAAAAGTCACATTGGTTCTAAGAAGGCTGAGAAGAGTGAAGCTTCTGATCAAAGAAGGCCTAATGAACCACCTCAATTTAATTTCACTTCTCag GAGCTGGCAAATGAAGGAAGTTCAAGTTACTAA